One Heteronotia binoei isolate CCM8104 ecotype False Entrance Well chromosome 10, APGP_CSIRO_Hbin_v1, whole genome shotgun sequence genomic region harbors:
- the LOC132578245 gene encoding probetacellulin-like, translating into MHMVAFMEEHNVFSYVLFLDAPAQLRQRRHFAPCPEEYQHYCVKGRCRYVAARETPACICERGFTGARCERLDLFYLRGDQGQIVVIALIVVLVMLIILVVGLCTCAHYCRKRRLQEQDEDEMGVFVKGLPIKTEDVLETDIS; encoded by the exons ATGCACATGGTTGCCTTTATGGAAGAACATAATGTGTTTTCCTATGTTTTGTTTCTAGATGCTCCTGCCCAACTGAGGCAAAGGAGGCATTTTGCTCCGTGTCCTGAGGAATACCAGCACTACTGTGTGAAGGGTAGATGCCGTTACGTTGCAGCCAGAGAAACACCTGCATGCAT CTGTGAGAGAGGTTTCACTGGTGCAAGATGTGAGCGGCTGGATCTATTTTATCTGAGAGGCGACCAAGGCCAAATTGTGGTCATCGCTTTGATAGTGGTGTTGGTGATGCTCATCATCCTGGTCGTGGGCTTGTGCACTTGTGCTCA TTACTGTCGAAAGAGGCGTCTGCAAGAACAGGACGAGGATGAAATGGGAGTATTTGTTAAGGGACTACCTATTAAAACAGAAGATGTTCTGGAAACAGACATTTCATAA